GGACGAGTCACGAAGGACGGTTCTCCACAGAGATCAGCGGGTCCTTGCTCCTAAGCGTACAGCGATTTTTAGGAGCAGGATTCTGAATCATTTTGGAATGACGACTGGCTACTCCCTCTACCCCCATTCTATACTCTCTGCTTTCTCTCTTGTGACAATACACGAGAATGACGGAATCCTAGACCAAGAACGAAGAACCTGGACGCGAAGCGTCGGAACGAAGAACCGTTCTTCACGAAGGACGGTTCTCCACTTGTAACTGATCTTATCTTAGATCGAGATTCTGAATCAGGTTCAGACGAGATGTGCTTGACCAAGAACCAAGAACCTGGACGCGAAGCGTCGGAACGAAGAACCGTTCTTCACGAAGGACGGTTCTCCACTTGTAACTGATCTTAGATCGAGATTCTGAATCAGGTTCAGACGAGATGTGCTTGACCAAGAACGAAGAACCTGGACGCGAAGCGTCGGAACGAAGAACTGCTCTTTTTAGTGACGAGTCCATACTTTGTGACGAAGGTCGCCGGACCGGCATGAGTGTTGACGATCGCTAGGAGTTTTGCGGGACCGCCATCAATCAGCATTCGAGGTCATGTCGCCGTAGGCTGCAAGAACAGCCTGTTCCATATGGGCCATTTCCTCGTCTGACAGAAAGTCGAAGTGGCTCTTTCGTTTCTGTGCTGAAAGCCTGCCATTGTTTTGCAGACAAAAGCGGATGAAGAGGTCTATCAACCGGTCGGGCATATCCACGATCTCCTGGATGGCTTTCTTTGTTTTATCGTAGTTGGCCAGAAACGCCAGTTCTTGCGTGAGTTCCACCTCGATGGTCTGATCGATGAACTTGAAGAGTGCCTCCGCCTGGGGCGTCAAATCTATATACCGGTACCACCTGGCTGTATCGTTGTGCACGGTCATGCGGCCCTCTTCATCGAGCGAGTATTCCGCCAGGGCCATAATATGCCGTGAGAATGCTTCCAGAGAGGCGTCATAGTCGGCAGGGTTCTTCAGCATGGATGCCGATATGGGAAACATGAGGCCTTTGGGCGTAAAGCCTCGCCGGGCAAGAATGTTGTGGATCAGGAAACGGTGGATTCGACCGTTGCCGTCTTCGAACGGGTGCAAGAAAACGAACCCATAACCGATAACGGCGGCGTGAATTACGGGGGACACATCGCCCGAGTCCATTCGCTTATGGGCGGCTATCAGGCCCTCCATCAGGCCAGCCAAATCTTCAGGCTTTGGACATATGAAATGTATTTTTTCCTTTTGCCAGGAGATTGTTTCTCCGACGTAGTTCTGGCTCGTCCGGTAATCGTAATCGCGAAACCGTTGATCGACAATGCGATTCTGAAGCTCGATCAAGCGCGGTTTTTCGCAGAAGTCTTCCTGCTCGGCCAGCTGAAGTAACGCTACAAATCGCTCGGTTCTTGTCGATGTGGGCTTAATACTTTCGATCTCAAAAGAGGATTTTGTCTCCCTGGTGTAGAGATAGCCTAGCGCTCTCCTCAGCAACTCCGGGGAATAGCCAGCCGCTACCCTGCGGCATCTCCCGGCAAGATCGGCTGTTTCAAAGTTTCGAAGGGTTTCAGTTCGTCGAACCGTTGGGCAAAAGCGTGGGTCACCCAGTAGATTGTCTTTGATTCGCTGTCGACGAATCTGGCGGGCCGGGCTGACCGTGTAATATTCATCCGGCTCAAGAAGATAAATGTAGTTACCCTGCTTCAAGTCATCTAGAGGAAGCATTTTCCCGGTAAGAAACTCGTAAAGATACCACAGCCGCCTGGCGTATTTGCCGGTCGGTCTGGAGCGGAGATATTCGAGCAAATCTCTCTCTGCAACTTCCTGAAATATGCTGTCGAGTATGGCGAGATTCGTCCCGTCATATTTGAGCGCAAATTCAAGATGATCACCAAGTGTATCCCCCGGCCAGTACTTTGAAGGATATACTTCCTCGACTATGCCTTCGCTCGAGTCGATCCGGCGGATTCCACTCGTGGTCACCATGGACTTGTGCCAATTTGGAATAACATCTAAGTCATATCGCTCGATAAGCGTCGCATATCCCGCGAGTCTTTCGGTTGATCTTTCCTGATCGTTTTCAGCCATAGCTTCCTCCGAAAAAATGATTATAATCCAAGAATTACTGTTATATTGTAGCACAAGTCAAGAAAAATAATTACCGCCGACAACCTCCCCGCACTTACTGCACTCTAGGAAAAACGATTGGAAAACAGGACAATCACTTACAAAAGCCCTTTGTGTAGGAAATATTGTTACGCTAATAGAACAGGGTCAGACTCCATTTTTCACACTAAACGAGAAATCGAAGGCAAAAAACTGTGAGGGGCTACTTATACACAAAAAGAAAAAACGGAGCCTTTTTCCTGCTACGCCCACGAAGACACCCTCAGTCAAAGAGAATATACCAACATGGTTCACATGAAAACAACGTTGTCCGTCAACGGTCCACCGTCCTCCGATACGCGCGCGCGAGACGTGAGAACAATCGTCGAGAAAGAACATTGTCTACAGCTTCGATTCGAGAAAACTTGGAAAATCGAGTCTGTCCCATTTTTTTTTTCCATTCAGTCCCCATTTTCCATTTAGTAGCTACCTGCCGGTCTACTGCTTGATCCTTTCAGTCTGCCTCTTTTATATCTGTTGACATAGTAGAAGCCAGACCGTGGACCCATCCTCGAAAAAGATAGAAACCGAAATCCCGGAATAGTCTTTGGATGACGGAGCGGCTTATAAAACACTCTAAGAAATGCTTCCTGAACTGGAGTATTACTCGGTTCTTAATACGATCTAGATCCAGGCGAGCACTTTTCCAGGAGACATCATGAAGGGAGCTAGACACGCTTGGATATCGCTCATTGGAAGCACTTCGTCTGATATCTCAATCCCAAGTTTTTGCTTCATGAAGTCTCTTCTTGAGTCAAAACGAGCGCTAGTATTCGGAAATTTCTTTCTTAACTCGTTTCTTAGTTGCTCGTCTGCCAACACAAGACCATCTTCTACATGCACTCCAAAAAGAGGTGATTTTGGTGCTGAAATGATGTCACATTGAATTGCCATCCCTGAGTGCAAAACATCCTGAGATCCCTCATAGAATGGGGAATTTAACCACTCATCATTGTGTATTAGATGACCAGGGTTTAGACTTACTCCATTGTCAGGATTTTCCACAAACTCCTTTACGGCATTATAGACTGACCTTCCATCTGTTCCAATCTCCAGAGATTCATACCATCTTGTCATCATCTCAAAATATGGAAAGTAAAGTTCTTGGAGAATGTTCGATGCAGAAGATGGAAAGTGCTTCTCATCTTCCGTAGCGAGACCGGCTCTTGCGATATTTGCTCCCCAAACTCCGAATCCGAAGTTTATATATTCACCCAACTCTAGTTTTCTAAAGGGTGAGGGTGAACTCAAACCTAGAAGAGCGTTCTTCCCGAAGCCAACTGTTATATGGCATGATAATGGCGGGAACCCTGCATAAGCAAGAAGTGCGGCGGCCTCGTATTCTGAGATCCCTTCTCTCAGACCAAGCAAAAGTCTACGGACCCCTGAGTAGACGATACAGGATGCACTCTCGAATGCGGCTATATCTTCTGCATTCAGGAATGTTCTTAAACCCCTTTCCGGGTGCATAAATATATCCGTCTGGTTAACAACATTCTCGTAGCCTGCTAAAGATCTAACTACATCGGTTATGAAACTTGGAACATCAATACTATATTGTGGAGAGCAAAATTCCTTCTCTCTAAAGTATTTTGTACCAACAAGGCCTACCTTCGAACCCTTTTCAATTCCAGTATCTTTCAGAACAGATTCCAGTGAATCGCTTTTGTCTCTTGGCTGTCCCATTAAACCAAATGTTTGGAAGAGCACTATTTCAACGGGAAGTTTAGCAACGTCTTTATATCCAAGGCCTTCGTTCCCAACAAGCAGATAAGGGGTTCCTCTTTTGGGGATTACTAGAATAGATTCTTCGAAACGCGGGTCGTAGCCAGTTACATAGTGAAGATTTGCAAAATGCTCTCTGTCACCATAAATCACTAAAAAATCTAGCTTTCTCTCTTCCATGGCATTTCTCACAAGATTTAGCCTATCCTGATACTGAAGCGCATTGATTTCAACATAATTGTCGATGGTCTTATCCTCTGGTAACTCTATTTCCACTATTCTTATTTTCTTCACTAATCTACCCCCATTCGGTTTCTGTTAATCAATCGATTTTGATACTAAGTGTTGGCATAAAATGACCGTTATGAGATATTCCTGCGTTCCCATCTCTGTCGAGAGCAATTACTCCACATGGGAATCCCCGTCTTGAACATATATCTACAACTTTTGAACAGGCTTCTTGAATGGGTGTACCATTTTCCACCATTTCTACAACTTTTCTGGTTACGCCTACTCTGATAATCCCTTCACCAATTCCTGTTGCAGAAGAACCTCCATAGAAGGTCGCAAAAGTCCCTGCACCAATAATCGCAGAATCACCCACTCTTCCAGGAAATGCCTTTGCAATTCCTCCAGTAGAAGTGCCTGCAACGATGTATCCTTTTGAATCTAGAGCAACCGCTCCCACAGTTGAAAACAGCTTATGTTCCTTAAGCTTCTCTGTATATTTTTGAATGAAATTCCTGAATTCTTCTGGAAGCTTAGTGATTTCTCTTTCATCAACATTTCCGTGCTGTTCTTCAGGACCAATTTCACGGAAACCCGAAATACGTGCAAATATCTCTGCGCCTTTACCACACAACAGAAGATGCGGCATTTCCTCCATAACTCTTCTTGCTACACTAATAGGATGAGCAATATTTCTGATTCTTATCACTCCACCTGCGGACTCATTGCTATCCATGATTGCAGCATCCATTTCAATTTCTCCAATCATGTTGTTAAAAGAACCAATAACTCCTGCATCAAAGTGAGGATTGTCCTCCAAGTTCCTTATCACGTGCTCAACAGCATCAAGAGCGGAATCCCTTTCCTTGAGAATCGACAAACCTTCCTCAAAGGCATCTCTTAGCCCGGAAAGACGGGCTCTCTTTTCCTCATCAGGTAAAAAACCCTCGTCACATCCTCCATGCACAACAAGCACTTTCATTTTCTACAGTGACCTCCTGTTCAAGAAAACCCAATCTTCATTTGAACTCGATTTTTTGGAGAAATCTCATTATTCTTTCATTGTTCGAACCGAAAAAATCCTCAGTCTTCTGATCAGCCAACACCTTCCCGTTCTCAAGAAATACCATCCTGTCAGCGACTCTTCTTGCAAAAGACACTTCATGAGTCACCACAAGCATGGTCGTTCCCTCTCGCGCGATTCGCTCAATAACCTCCAATACTTCAGATGTCATCTCCGGGTCCAAGGCAGAAGTTATTTCATCAAGAAGAAGAGCGCTTGGTTCCATAATCAAAGCCCTCGCAATTGCGACCCTTTGCTGTTGACCACCTGAAAGTTGCGAAGGGTAGCTTTTTATCTTCTCGCTAAGTCCTACCATTTCAAGAAACTTCATCGCTTTCTCTTGTGCTTTTTTCTTACTAAGTCCCAGAACATGGATGGGACTGAGCGTAACATTTTCGAGGGCATTAAGATGTGGGAACAAGTTGAACTGCTGAAAAACCATTGAACACTTCTCTCTTATTTCCCTAATAT
The DNA window shown above is from Mesotoga sp. Brook.08.105.5.1 and carries:
- a CDS encoding Fic family protein, which translates into the protein MAENDQERSTERLAGYATLIERYDLDVIPNWHKSMVTTSGIRRIDSSEGIVEEVYPSKYWPGDTLGDHLEFALKYDGTNLAILDSIFQEVAERDLLEYLRSRPTGKYARRLWYLYEFLTGKMLPLDDLKQGNYIYLLEPDEYYTVSPARQIRRQRIKDNLLGDPRFCPTVRRTETLRNFETADLAGRCRRVAAGYSPELLRRALGYLYTRETKSSFEIESIKPTSTRTERFVALLQLAEQEDFCEKPRLIELQNRIVDQRFRDYDYRTSQNYVGETISWQKEKIHFICPKPEDLAGLMEGLIAAHKRMDSGDVSPVIHAAVIGYGFVFLHPFEDGNGRIHRFLIHNILARRGFTPKGLMFPISASMLKNPADYDASLEAFSRHIMALAEYSLDEEGRMTVHNDTARWYRYIDLTPQAEALFKFIDQTIEVELTQELAFLANYDKTKKAIQEIVDMPDRLIDLFIRFCLQNNGRLSAQKRKSHFDFLSDEEMAHMEQAVLAAYGDMTSNAD
- a CDS encoding aminopeptidase P family N-terminal domain-containing protein codes for the protein MKKIRIVEIELPEDKTIDNYVEINALQYQDRLNLVRNAMEERKLDFLVIYGDREHFANLHYVTGYDPRFEESILVIPKRGTPYLLVGNEGLGYKDVAKLPVEIVLFQTFGLMGQPRDKSDSLESVLKDTGIEKGSKVGLVGTKYFREKEFCSPQYSIDVPSFITDVVRSLAGYENVVNQTDIFMHPERGLRTFLNAEDIAAFESASCIVYSGVRRLLLGLREGISEYEAAALLAYAGFPPLSCHITVGFGKNALLGLSSPSPFRKLELGEYINFGFGVWGANIARAGLATEDEKHFPSSASNILQELYFPYFEMMTRWYESLEIGTDGRSVYNAVKEFVENPDNGVSLNPGHLIHNDEWLNSPFYEGSQDVLHSGMAIQCDIISAPKSPLFGVHVEDGLVLADEQLRNELRKKFPNTSARFDSRRDFMKQKLGIEISDEVLPMSDIQACLAPFMMSPGKVLAWI
- a CDS encoding isoaspartyl peptidase/L-asparaginase is translated as MKVLVVHGGCDEGFLPDEEKRARLSGLRDAFEEGLSILKERDSALDAVEHVIRNLEDNPHFDAGVIGSFNNMIGEIEMDAAIMDSNESAGGVIRIRNIAHPISVARRVMEEMPHLLLCGKGAEIFARISGFREIGPEEQHGNVDEREITKLPEEFRNFIQKYTEKLKEHKLFSTVGAVALDSKGYIVAGTSTGGIAKAFPGRVGDSAIIGAGTFATFYGGSSATGIGEGIIRVGVTRKVVEMVENGTPIQEACSKVVDICSRRGFPCGVIALDRDGNAGISHNGHFMPTLSIKID
- a CDS encoding amino acid ABC transporter ATP-binding protein — its product is MIQVRGVSKSFGSTIVLDELSIDFDKGVTVIMGQSGAGKSTLLRCINGLEKIDGGEIVVDGLSINEKKNIREIREKCSMVFQQFNLFPHLNALENVTLSPIHVLGLSKKKAQEKAMKFLEMVGLSEKIKSYPSQLSGGQQQRVAIARALIMEPSALLLDEITSALDPEMTSEVLEVIERIAREGTTMLVVTHEVSFARRVADRMVFLENGKVLADQKTEDFFGSNNERIMRFLQKIEFK